In the Sediminibacter sp. Hel_I_10 genome, one interval contains:
- a CDS encoding alpha-2-macroglobulin: MSQSKTLLILLISLLCSQLHHAQSSGYDALWKQVLKKETDGLPKSALDIVKQISEKAETENNSAQYIKALLFKSKYALTLEEEAQLEIVKNFKSEIEKAKAPEKHILENMLATMYWQYFQQHRYQFYNRSKTEEKVNAEDFRTWDLQTLFDDIDLYYQKSLKNPKKLQQTPIAEFAVIINEQKGSKIYRPSLYDILAQNALTFYTTSENSITKPAYQFEIDDPSYLSPASEFATITLQSKDSTSLELNALKIYQNLIAFHLKDVSLEALVAVDVERLRYASQNSTFDNKEDILLSTLQSSSKERRPNPVAALYDFEIANLYYEQGNRYDIKTHPEARWKLKEAIAICDATLKNYPDSSGAEQCAVLKRIITNPTLHLTSETVIPTNQHARILVRYANIKTLDFTVYEVGITEIDNFNTIYNEAKKLNFLKNKSVSKAWTSTLKTEGDYQTHTTEIIVPPLKNGNYIILAKTDGEGNTFATQTLQTTNFALVDTSSPTEISFQIINRTNGAPQADVSAELKFQNNYNSDYKTVLLESDSNGMITIEKTQQRYMNLSIALKDADETGYFDGFYAYRNFNNTEEVQIKDASFLFTDRSIYRPGQTVYFKGISISSKNETSQVLADENVAVKLYNVNGELLNSLALVTNSFGSVAGEFILPSGGLTGEFRLQLTSNNKNRSFESNHYVSVEEYKRPKFETTFNPVTETFKVNDSVTVKGKALAYAGSSITDAKVVYRVTRTVEYPRWYYSYRPWFNSEPQELKNGEIQTNSNGEFEITFKAQPDASVGKSTLPIFNYKITADVTDLNGETRSATTVVNVGYHALLATISIEEQLDKTKKDHTIAIDTRNLNGEFVAAEGQIKIYKLKAPERVLTARSWEAPDYQVIPLEEYKMKFPHEAYGNEADPEQWEKGALVFEANFDTEKSKELALGNIKKWASGKYLISLESKDKFGQLVKDEARTTLYSDTDKTLADNQLFSMSTNQNVYNAGEQVEITLGSAAKDVVVTVKVEKNGSITNTFIVPLRNSKQTLAIPVTKDDVGGFAIHYSLAAFNSFLSSTLNINVPYPKTDLEIETVTFRDQLQPGTEETWSFKIKGPKGDKVSAEILASMYDASLDQFKSHDWNFSPINTPTYYPKFSLNARQSFGNSAFRIYNRERQYFNYESQQYDQLNWFGFYFGDNSLRQNYLRKQRISKPSTFSSIKKTDIKKGVIKGIVSTSDGLPLPGVNITIKGKTEAVSTDFDGEFSMSGKAGDIILFSYIGYRKLSLTISKDNFYKIVLNEDSSGLDEVVVMGYVKSTKESFTGTATISTSDIKLENDDKIQGLTNNRGKNAYSIKEGKFTKSDSLENPEYYFLMRKASAVPMKTIMNGMTNLYIYDVSKKQSLENVVIRKNLQETAFFFPQLQTDAEGNVSFSFTTPEALTKWKLQLLAHTKSLESKTTSLETVTQKELMIIPNAPRFLRQGDEITISTKISNLTENTLSGQTQLLLTDALTGTTIDAKLNNTNKTQAFSVDANGNTQVSWNLSIPDNVDAVQYKIVAKAGSFSDGEQNAMPVLTNRLLVTETLPMWIKSNETKTFTLDKLAATTPDDPNTTLKNHKLILEVTSNPMWYAVQALPYLMEYPYDCNEQTFSRYYANALASHIANSNPRIQEVFNQWASQGELISNLEKNEALKNILIQETPWLRDAQSETEQKKRIALLFDMNKMTNELASSQRKLKNNQMDNGAWAWFHGGKPNRFITQHIITGFGHLDKLNVASVSSEDQNRMIEKAIIYLDSEFVQEYKDLTKFDKKTDLSKDHLSFTQLHYLYMRSFFPQIKMSKDVQDISTYYQTQIQKYWLSRSLYAKGLMALIMQRNAHPKIAEKILNSLKETSITSDELGMYWKSNNPSWHWYQAPIETQALMIEVFAEVGQAVQTETSNLNDIDQLKIWLLKNKQTNKWETTKATTEAVYALLLQGRDWLVGAEATEMVDVVLGNEPIDPSKLENVKVEPGTGYYKTAWSGSEITPEMATVTLTKNNPGIAWGSLYWQYFEDLDKITSAETPLALRKKLFKKTNTDRGEQLSEITSETDLKVGDLIRVRIELQSDRDMEFIHMKDMRAAGLEPINVVSAYKFQDGLGYYESTKDASTNFFFDFLPKGIYVFEYDLRINNAGNMSNGITTIQSMYAPEFSSHSEGVRVKVD; encoded by the coding sequence ATGTCACAATCAAAGACGCTTCTCATTCTTCTTATATCTTTACTTTGTTCTCAACTTCACCACGCACAATCATCAGGTTATGACGCGTTGTGGAAACAGGTGCTTAAAAAGGAAACGGACGGATTACCAAAATCGGCTTTAGACATTGTCAAGCAAATTTCAGAAAAAGCAGAAACCGAAAATAACTCAGCACAATACATCAAGGCCTTACTCTTTAAAAGTAAATATGCACTCACCCTAGAAGAGGAAGCGCAGCTTGAGATTGTCAAAAATTTTAAATCTGAAATCGAAAAGGCCAAAGCACCAGAGAAACACATCTTAGAAAATATGCTAGCCACCATGTATTGGCAGTATTTTCAACAACATAGATATCAATTTTACAACCGTAGCAAGACTGAAGAAAAAGTAAATGCCGAAGATTTTCGTACTTGGGACCTTCAAACTCTATTTGACGACATCGATCTTTATTATCAAAAATCATTAAAAAACCCAAAAAAGCTCCAACAAACACCAATTGCCGAATTTGCAGTAATCATCAACGAGCAAAAAGGATCTAAAATCTATAGGCCTAGTCTCTATGATATCTTGGCCCAAAATGCGCTTACCTTTTATACCACTTCGGAAAATAGCATCACTAAACCTGCCTATCAATTTGAAATTGACGATCCAAGCTATCTTTCTCCCGCTTCAGAATTTGCTACCATCACATTACAATCTAAAGATTCTACGTCCTTAGAATTAAATGCGCTCAAAATTTATCAAAATCTGATCGCGTTTCATTTAAAAGATGTATCCTTAGAGGCCTTAGTTGCAGTTGATGTTGAGCGCTTGAGGTACGCGAGTCAAAATTCTACTTTTGATAATAAAGAAGATATCCTGTTAAGCACCTTACAATCCTCAAGCAAAGAAAGACGCCCAAATCCCGTTGCCGCGCTTTATGATTTTGAAATTGCCAATCTGTATTACGAACAGGGAAATCGATATGACATTAAGACACATCCAGAGGCACGATGGAAACTTAAAGAAGCCATCGCTATTTGTGACGCCACACTTAAGAATTATCCTGATAGTAGCGGCGCAGAACAATGCGCCGTTTTAAAACGAATCATTACCAACCCAACACTTCATCTTACGTCGGAAACTGTGATCCCTACCAACCAACACGCTCGTATTCTGGTAAGATACGCCAATATCAAGACGCTTGATTTTACAGTTTATGAAGTTGGAATCACTGAGATTGATAACTTTAATACCATTTATAATGAAGCTAAAAAACTTAACTTTTTAAAGAACAAATCTGTCAGCAAAGCATGGACCAGTACTCTAAAGACTGAAGGAGACTATCAAACACATACTACAGAAATTATTGTTCCGCCTCTTAAAAACGGAAATTATATTATTTTAGCAAAAACCGATGGTGAAGGTAATACCTTCGCCACGCAAACGCTGCAAACCACCAATTTTGCACTAGTTGATACATCTTCACCAACCGAGATTAGCTTTCAAATCATCAATAGAACTAACGGAGCACCACAGGCTGATGTTTCCGCAGAACTAAAGTTTCAAAATAACTATAATAGCGACTACAAAACGGTGCTTCTGGAGTCTGACTCAAATGGTATGATTACCATAGAAAAGACACAGCAACGTTACATGAATCTGAGTATTGCGCTCAAAGATGCTGATGAGACAGGATATTTTGACGGTTTTTATGCTTACCGCAACTTTAATAATACAGAAGAGGTACAAATAAAGGACGCCTCCTTTCTATTTACAGACCGAAGTATTTATAGACCGGGACAAACGGTTTATTTTAAAGGTATAAGTATCAGTTCAAAAAATGAAACATCCCAAGTGCTTGCAGATGAAAACGTCGCTGTAAAACTCTACAATGTCAATGGAGAACTTTTAAACAGTTTAGCATTAGTAACCAATAGTTTTGGCTCTGTTGCGGGGGAATTCATCCTTCCTAGCGGAGGACTTACAGGGGAGTTTCGACTCCAATTAACTTCAAACAACAAAAACAGAAGTTTTGAGAGTAATCATTATGTTTCGGTTGAGGAATATAAGCGACCAAAATTTGAGACCACATTTAATCCCGTAACCGAAACGTTTAAGGTTAACGACTCTGTTACCGTAAAGGGAAAAGCCTTAGCCTATGCTGGCAGTAGCATCACCGACGCAAAGGTAGTTTACCGCGTGACGAGAACCGTAGAGTACCCAAGATGGTACTATTCTTACAGACCATGGTTCAATAGCGAACCACAAGAACTAAAAAACGGTGAGATACAAACCAACAGTAACGGGGAATTTGAAATTACGTTTAAGGCCCAGCCTGATGCTAGCGTAGGTAAAAGCACACTTCCTATTTTTAATTATAAGATTACGGCAGACGTTACCGACCTCAACGGCGAAACCCGAAGCGCTACAACCGTCGTTAATGTTGGTTACCATGCCCTTTTGGCAACAATTTCTATAGAAGAGCAATTGGACAAGACCAAAAAGGATCATACCATCGCCATAGACACCAGAAATTTGAACGGTGAATTTGTTGCTGCGGAAGGCCAGATCAAAATCTACAAACTCAAGGCGCCAGAACGCGTCTTAACAGCGCGATCTTGGGAAGCTCCCGACTATCAAGTGATTCCTCTAGAAGAATATAAGATGAAGTTTCCGCATGAGGCATATGGTAATGAGGCCGACCCTGAACAATGGGAGAAAGGAGCACTAGTATTTGAAGCCAATTTTGATACCGAGAAAAGCAAGGAGTTAGCTCTGGGCAATATTAAAAAGTGGGCATCTGGGAAATACCTCATCAGCCTTGAAAGTAAAGACAAGTTTGGACAACTGGTGAAAGACGAGGCCAGAACCACGCTTTATAGTGATACAGACAAAACGTTGGCCGACAATCAACTATTTTCCATGTCGACCAATCAGAATGTTTACAACGCTGGGGAGCAAGTAGAAATCACCTTAGGCTCTGCTGCAAAAGATGTTGTTGTTACCGTTAAAGTGGAGAAAAATGGCAGTATTACAAACACCTTTATTGTGCCGTTGCGCAACTCAAAACAAACGCTGGCAATTCCGGTAACCAAAGACGATGTTGGAGGGTTTGCAATTCATTACAGTCTGGCGGCATTTAACAGCTTTTTAAGCTCGACCCTCAATATCAATGTGCCCTACCCCAAAACAGATTTAGAAATAGAAACCGTCACCTTTAGAGATCAACTGCAACCAGGAACAGAAGAAACTTGGAGCTTTAAAATAAAAGGACCTAAGGGCGATAAAGTTTCTGCGGAAATTTTAGCAAGCATGTACGATGCGTCTTTAGATCAGTTTAAATCTCATGACTGGAATTTTAGTCCCATTAACACCCCAACCTATTACCCGAAATTCAGTTTAAATGCTAGACAAAGTTTTGGCAATAGCGCCTTTAGAATTTACAATAGAGAACGTCAGTATTTTAATTACGAATCACAGCAATATGATCAATTAAATTGGTTTGGGTTTTATTTTGGTGACAATTCTTTAAGACAAAATTATCTAAGAAAACAAAGAATTTCTAAACCTTCAACCTTTTCAAGCATAAAAAAAACAGATATTAAAAAAGGTGTGATCAAAGGAATAGTAAGCACATCAGACGGACTACCGTTACCCGGAGTAAATATTACAATCAAAGGAAAAACTGAAGCAGTATCAACCGATTTCGATGGTGAATTTTCCATGAGCGGAAAAGCAGGAGATATTATATTATTTTCTTATATAGGATATAGAAAACTATCCTTAACTATTTCAAAAGATAACTTTTATAAAATAGTGCTTAATGAGGATAGCTCAGGATTAGACGAGGTAGTCGTAATGGGATACGTAAAGTCTACTAAAGAATCATTTACAGGGACAGCGACAATTTCGACATCTGACATAAAATTAGAGAATGATGATAAAATTCAAGGTCTAACAAATAATAGAGGGAAAAATGCTTATTCCATAAAGGAAGGTAAATTCACAAAATCAGATAGTCTAGAAAATCCTGAATATTACTTCTTGATGAGAAAGGCGAGTGCTGTACCTATGAAAACTATTATGAACGGTATGACTAACCTTTATATTTATGATGTTTCTAAAAAACAAAGCTTGGAAAACGTTGTCATCCGTAAAAACCTTCAAGAGACCGCCTTCTTCTTTCCGCAGTTGCAAACCGATGCCGAAGGCAATGTGAGTTTTAGCTTTACAACACCAGAAGCTTTAACCAAATGGAAATTACAACTATTGGCCCATACCAAAAGCTTAGAAAGCAAAACCACTAGTTTAGAAACCGTAACCCAAAAAGAGTTAATGATCATTCCTAATGCGCCACGTTTTTTAAGACAAGGTGACGAAATAACCATAAGCACCAAGATTTCCAATTTAACTGAGAATACCTTGTCTGGTCAAACGCAATTGCTATTAACAGATGCGTTGACAGGTACAACCATTGACGCCAAATTGAACAACACCAATAAAACACAAGCGTTTAGTGTAGATGCCAATGGCAATACCCAAGTGTCTTGGAACTTAAGCATTCCCGATAACGTTGACGCAGTTCAATACAAAATCGTGGCAAAAGCCGGGAGTTTTAGTGATGGTGAGCAAAATGCAATGCCTGTTTTAACCAATAGACTATTGGTTACTGAAACATTGCCAATGTGGATCAAGAGCAATGAGACCAAAACGTTTACGCTAGACAAGCTTGCTGCCACAACACCAGACGATCCAAATACGACGCTTAAAAATCATAAACTCATCTTAGAAGTAACGAGTAATCCGATGTGGTATGCGGTTCAAGCCTTACCTTATCTAATGGAATACCCTTACGATTGTAACGAACAGACCTTCAGCAGATATTATGCTAATGCCTTAGCATCTCATATTGCCAACAGCAATCCTAGAATTCAAGAGGTCTTTAACCAATGGGCGTCTCAAGGGGAATTGATCTCCAATCTGGAAAAAAATGAAGCGTTGAAAAACATCTTGATTCAAGAAACCCCGTGGCTGCGTGACGCACAAAGCGAAACAGAACAGAAAAAACGTATTGCGCTTTTGTTCGACATGAATAAGATGACAAATGAATTGGCATCTTCGCAACGAAAATTAAAAAATAACCAAATGGACAACGGTGCCTGGGCTTGGTTTCATGGCGGTAAACCCAATCGTTTTATCACCCAGCATATCATTACAGGCTTTGGACATTTAGACAAGCTCAATGTCGCTTCAGTATCTTCAGAAGACCAAAACCGAATGATTGAAAAGGCCATCATTTACCTTGATTCAGAATTTGTTCAAGAATACAAAGACCTCACAAAATTTGATAAAAAGACCGATTTAAGCAAAGATCACTTAAGCTTTACGCAACTGCATTACCTTTATATGCGCAGCTTTTTTCCGCAAATAAAAATGTCTAAAGACGTACAGGACATTAGCACGTATTACCAAACCCAGATTCAAAAGTATTGGTTAAGTCGCTCTCTATATGCCAAAGGACTTATGGCTTTGATAATGCAGCGAAACGCTCATCCAAAAATTGCTGAGAAGATCTTAAACTCCTTAAAAGAAACTAGCATCACTTCTGATGAGCTAGGAATGTACTGGAAGAGCAATAACCCATCTTGGCATTGGTACCAAGCCCCTATAGAAACACAAGCGCTCATGATTGAGGTTTTTGCTGAAGTTGGACAGGCCGTGCAAACTGAAACTAGCAATTTAAACGATATTGACCAACTCAAAATCTGGTTACTTAAAAATAAGCAAACCAATAAATGGGAAACCACAAAAGCCACTACTGAAGCCGTCTATGCATTGCTTCTACAGGGACGTGATTGGTTGGTTGGCGCAGAAGCCACCGAGATGGTTGATGTTGTTTTGGGCAACGAGCCTATTGATCCATCCAAACTAGAAAATGTTAAGGTAGAACCAGGAACAGGATACTATAAAACGGCTTGGTCTGGCTCTGAGATCACCCCGGAAATGGCCACAGTAACATTGACCAAAAACAATCCTGGTATTGCATGGGGCAGTTTATATTGGCAATATTTTGAAGATCTCGATAAAATTACCTCTGCAGAAACACCGCTGGCATTGCGCAAAAAGCTATTCAAAAAAACCAATACCGATAGAGGCGAACAACTTTCTGAAATTACATCTGAAACAGATTTAAAGGTAGGTGATCTCATACGCGTGCGTATCGAATTACAAAGCGACCGAGATATGGAGTTTATACACATGAAAGATATGCGAGCCGCTGGTTTAGAACCTATAAATGTAGTATCAGCTTATAAATTTCAAGATGGTTTAGGGTATTACGAGAGCACAAAAGATGCTTCTACCAATTTCTTTTTTGATTTTTTGCCAAAAGGCATCTATGTGTTTGAATATGATTTACGCATCAATAACGCCGGCAATATGAGTAATGGGATTACAACCATTCAAAGCATGTATGCTCCTGAATTTAGCAGCCACAGTGAAGGCGTTCGGGTAAAGGTGGATTAA
- a CDS encoding DUF4136 domain-containing protein, which translates to MRKIALCMVLISMLSACSSVQVNYDYEKTADFETYKTYDYYSDMNTGLSELDTRRLLNAMDTALQSQGYTLSATPDFLIDIKSSEYQDVQSNNVGVGVGGTGSNVGGGISLGIPIGMNKLNRELIIDFVDEDKNGLFWQAVTQSTYNPNASPEKREAQFQAIVAKVLEGFPPEKQK; encoded by the coding sequence ATGAGAAAAATAGCCTTATGTATGGTTTTGATTTCAATGTTGAGCGCTTGCTCATCAGTTCAAGTCAATTACGATTACGAGAAAACTGCCGATTTCGAAACTTATAAAACCTACGATTATTATTCTGATATGAATACCGGGTTAAGCGAACTAGATACCAGACGCCTTTTGAACGCCATGGATACTGCGCTTCAAAGTCAAGGATACACATTGTCTGCAACACCAGATTTTTTGATTGATATTAAAAGTAGCGAATACCAAGATGTTCAAAGCAACAATGTTGGCGTTGGTGTTGGAGGAACAGGAAGTAATGTTGGTGGGGGCATCTCACTAGGCATTCCTATTGGCATGAATAAGCTTAACCGTGAGCTCATTATCGATTTTGTAGATGAAGACAAAAACGGACTCTTTTGGCAAGCAGTAACCCAATCGACCTATAATCCTAATGCCTCTCCAGAAAAGCGTGAAGCTCAATTTCAAGCTATTGTAGCTAAAGTTCTTGAAGGTTTTCCGCCGGAAAAACAAAAATAA
- a CDS encoding M64 family metallopeptidase gives MKHSLALLCFISIQFLCAQSFEVTQIKVAGAADKRINLVIMGDGYLASEFDDFEVDANAFVTEMFSQSPFLEYSDYFNVYIIKVPSEESGAMHPGTASDEPTGSSTVPVIDVNNYFGAAYDSFNIHRLLFSSNYALISTVLANNFPEYDQALILVNAPYYGGSGGTFPFASTDESAIEIAIHELGHSFSNLKDEYYPGDAQAAEAVNMTQDNNPETVKWKNWLGSSNVGIFPYGTTGTPSTWYRPHQNCKMRYLGVPFCSVCKEGIIERIHTLVSPIESYSPVANTLENPSLPLEFQLDLVQPLPNTLDTTWTLNSINFSSSLDNLSLLETDLVEGSNTLTALVTDNTALLRVDGHEDIHLYTVTWTIEVASLGISSITAESNHITINIYPNPAGNMLNVSIESDLKTDFSFKLISIDGKEVLSIPANVHSATAVDIERLSSGLYMLNVFQGNVLIGQKKLIKE, from the coding sequence ATGAAACATTCCTTAGCTCTTTTATGTTTTATTAGTATTCAATTTTTATGCGCACAAAGCTTTGAAGTTACCCAAATAAAGGTTGCTGGTGCTGCTGACAAACGCATCAACTTAGTGATCATGGGTGATGGCTATCTCGCTTCAGAATTTGATGATTTTGAAGTCGATGCCAATGCTTTTGTAACCGAAATGTTCAGTCAGTCGCCTTTTTTGGAATATTCCGACTATTTTAATGTATACATCATCAAAGTCCCTTCCGAAGAAAGCGGTGCGATGCACCCTGGAACAGCATCAGACGAGCCTACTGGCTCTTCTACCGTTCCTGTAATTGACGTCAATAATTATTTTGGTGCAGCGTATGATAGCTTTAATATTCACCGACTCCTATTCTCTTCAAACTACGCCCTAATCTCTACAGTGCTTGCTAATAATTTTCCTGAATACGACCAAGCGCTTATTTTGGTCAATGCACCTTATTATGGCGGCAGCGGCGGTACGTTTCCATTTGCCTCAACAGACGAGAGTGCTATTGAAATCGCGATTCACGAGCTAGGACATTCATTTTCCAATCTTAAGGATGAATACTATCCTGGAGATGCGCAAGCTGCGGAAGCCGTTAATATGACACAAGACAATAATCCAGAAACAGTGAAATGGAAAAACTGGTTAGGATCTTCTAATGTGGGAATCTTTCCGTATGGAACAACTGGAACGCCTTCAACTTGGTACCGTCCTCATCAAAATTGTAAAATGCGCTATTTGGGTGTCCCCTTTTGTTCTGTATGCAAAGAAGGCATCATTGAGCGTATCCATACCTTGGTATCTCCTATTGAATCTTATAGCCCTGTTGCCAATACTTTAGAAAACCCTTCTTTACCACTGGAGTTTCAATTAGATTTGGTGCAACCGCTTCCCAATACTTTAGACACCACATGGACACTAAATAGTATAAATTTCAGTAGTTCATTAGACAATTTAAGTCTTTTGGAAACTGATCTGGTAGAAGGCAGCAACACCTTAACAGCTCTGGTTACTGATAATACCGCATTACTTCGCGTCGATGGCCACGAGGATATTCATTTATATACCGTGACTTGGACTATTGAAGTTGCTAGTTTGGGCATTAGCAGCATTACGGCTGAGAGTAATCACATTACCATTAACATATACCCAAATCCTGCGGGAAATATGCTAAATGTTTCTATTGAAAGTGATTTGAAAACAGATTTTTCGTTTAAATTGATCAGTATAGATGGCAAAGAAGTGCTTTCCATTCCTGCGAACGTTCATAGTGCAACCGCTGTCGATATTGAACGCCTATCTTCTGGACTTTATATGCTGAATGTATTTCAAGGAAACGTTTTGATTGGGCAGAAAAAACTTATAAAAGAGTAG
- a CDS encoding SDR family oxidoreductase, producing MNTIKGKVALITGGTKGIGFGIAEALLSQGLKVAITSRDEDSAKAAAKTLGERTNTDKHVLGLKADVRLLESQEDAVKQTIAEFGQLDIVIANAGLGHFGSIEELTSKQWNEVIDTNLTGVFNSIKASVDALKKTKGYYITISSLAGTNFFAGGSAYNASKFGVTGFTQAVMLDLRQHGIKVSTIMPGSVSTHFNGNEPSDKGDWKIQIEDLGEIVVDLLRMNPRTLPSKIEVRPTTPK from the coding sequence ATGAATACTATAAAAGGAAAAGTCGCCTTAATTACTGGCGGAACAAAAGGAATTGGATTTGGAATTGCTGAAGCACTCTTAAGTCAAGGTTTAAAAGTCGCAATCACGAGTAGAGATGAAGACTCTGCTAAAGCTGCAGCTAAAACATTAGGTGAAAGAACCAATACCGACAAGCATGTCTTAGGGCTTAAGGCAGATGTTCGTTTACTAGAAAGTCAAGAAGACGCAGTGAAGCAAACCATTGCAGAGTTTGGGCAATTAGACATTGTGATTGCAAATGCGGGTCTGGGGCATTTCGGAAGTATTGAAGAACTAACTTCAAAACAATGGAATGAAGTCATTGATACCAATCTTACAGGAGTGTTTAACTCTATAAAAGCAAGTGTCGATGCGCTCAAGAAAACCAAAGGGTACTATATTACCATTTCAAGTTTAGCAGGTACTAATTTCTTTGCAGGAGGATCGGCTTATAATGCCAGTAAATTTGGAGTAACCGGCTTTACACAAGCGGTGATGTTAGATTTACGTCAGCACGGGATTAAAGTGAGTACCATCATGCCAGGATCAGTCTCTACACATTTTAATGGTAATGAACCTAGTGATAAAGGCGATTGGAAAATACAGATTGAAGATTTAGGAGAAATAGTCGTTGATTTACTAAGAATGAACCCAAGAACATTACCTAGTAAAATAGAAGTTAGACCCACTACTCCTAAATAA
- the obgE gene encoding GTPase ObgE, translated as MTEGNFVDYVKMHVSSGKGGQGSAHLHREKFIEKGGPDGGDGGRGGHVILRGNANLWTLLHLKFKRHARAGHGEHGSKSRSSGADGQDEYLDVPLGTVVKDSDTDEVLFEITEDQEEKIVVQGGRGGLGNWHFKSSTNQTPRYAQPGESLEERDITIELKILADVGLVGFPNAGKSTLLSVITAAKPKIADYEFTTLKPNLGIVEYRDFQTFVMADIPGIIEGAAEGKGLGHYFLRHIERNSILLFLIPADAKDIREQYDILLDELKRYNPEMLDKERMIAISKSDLLDEELQVMLKKELDKTLPIDYMFISSVAQKGIVEMKDRLWRMLND; from the coding sequence ATGACAGAAGGTAATTTCGTTGACTACGTAAAAATGCATGTATCTTCCGGAAAGGGAGGTCAAGGTTCTGCGCATTTGCATCGCGAGAAATTTATTGAAAAAGGCGGTCCAGATGGCGGTGACGGTGGTCGTGGTGGTCACGTGATTTTACGCGGAAATGCAAACCTCTGGACACTTCTGCATTTAAAGTTTAAGCGTCACGCTAGAGCAGGTCATGGAGAGCATGGCAGTAAAAGTAGGAGTTCTGGAGCCGATGGTCAAGATGAATATTTAGATGTGCCTTTGGGAACGGTTGTAAAAGACTCGGATACTGATGAGGTGCTTTTTGAAATTACCGAAGATCAAGAAGAAAAAATTGTAGTGCAAGGCGGTCGTGGAGGTCTTGGGAACTGGCATTTTAAAAGTTCTACAAATCAAACACCTCGTTACGCACAACCGGGCGAATCTCTAGAAGAACGGGACATCACCATTGAGCTTAAGATTTTGGCAGATGTGGGCTTGGTAGGCTTTCCAAACGCAGGTAAATCGACCTTGCTTTCTGTGATTACCGCAGCAAAACCTAAAATTGCTGATTATGAATTTACAACCTTAAAACCTAATTTGGGGATTGTGGAATATCGAGACTTTCAGACCTTTGTTATGGCAGATATTCCCGGTATTATTGAAGGCGCTGCAGAAGGGAAAGGCTTAGGCCATTACTTTTTGAGACATATTGAGCGTAATTCGATCTTACTGTTCTTAATTCCTGCAGATGCTAAGGATATCCGAGAGCAATACGATATATTATTGGATGAGTTGAAACGTTACAATCCTGAAATGTTGGATAAAGAACGTATGATTGCCATCTCTAAAAGTGATTTGCTCGATGAGGAGCTTCAAGTCATGCTCAAAAAGGAATTAGATAAAACGCTTCCTATAGATTATATGTTCATCTCATCGGTGGCTCAAAAAGGCATTGTTGAGATGAAGGATCGACTTTGGAGGATGTTGAATGATTAA